The DNA region ACACAATCTTGAAGTGGCTGATTTTGATAAAGATGGGTTTGGTGATATCGTGGCGTCACTCTGGAGCAGGAATCAGGCACCGGTTATTTACTGGGGTTCGGGTCGTTCTCCCCAGAGAATAGTGTGGCTGCCGGTTTCGGGAAATAATCCTCACGGCGTCACGGTCGCGGACCTGAACGACGACTCCTGGCTCGATTTGGTGTTTACCGGTTACGACACCGTGACCTCGGCTTTTATCTACTACGGCAGCGCGAGCGGCTTTTCAGTGAGCAACCGTGAAATAATTCATCCCGGTCAATGCTACGGAGGGAGCGCCGCGGTTTTGTGGAATTACGACAAGACGCTGGACCTGGTCTTTTATCGGGGTGACTGGGGAAAAAATGTGGCTTATCGGCCGCGTGTCTATTTTAACCGACCCGATACCACGCCCCATTTCAGTGATGCCCGTTTCAGCGAAATTGGGGAACTGGAATTCAACGCCTCGGGCGGTCTTATTGCCGATTTAAACTACGACGGGTTTCAGGACATATTTATCAACAATATGATGCCCGACAGTGCCAGTTTTGTCCTCTGGGGTCCATACTACAACTCCGCAACTCCGCTTCCGGTTGACCGGGACCATCACGGTTTATGGCGCGAAGTGGGTAATATTTACACCCGGGGCTTTTATGCCCGCTATCTCTCTTCAATTTATTATATAGGGGAAGATTCAGTTATTGCCGGTGGTAGTTGTTCCTGGGTTGCGAATGAGCCACTTGGCTCTTCGGTTGGGATTGAGGTGCGGGCTGGCAATACGCCTGTACCGGACGAAACCTGGACCGAATTTACACCAATTCTAATTAACGGCGGTAGCCTGCCCCAAACCGTAAACGGATTCAAGTATCTTCAGTACAGGGCGTTTTTCTCATACTCTCGACCCTGTTATTTACCC from candidate division WOR-3 bacterium includes:
- a CDS encoding VCBS repeat-containing protein, yielding MVAEGKVGILLVLCFTALFSAESSFTQFNRVWTESRVEDFADGQLDPMMYVSRRTVAEPDSGCIEFFSRFDLDNNGYFDLVSSDDSGPYLRVYFGSASGYSVANSRYYPVPGGGNVDLADLNLDGYAELIHSGWRSGHITIYWGTDSGPSPVDTTWLVISGQSEAVTVYDLDRDAYLDIIAGSDNGMVYIFWGDANGYNSSRRSSIFLNGSVGHNLEVADFDKDGFGDIVASLWSRNQAPVIYWGSGRSPQRIVWLPVSGNNPHGVTVADLNDDSWLDLVFTGYDTVTSAFIYYGSASGFSVSNREIIHPGQCYGGSAAVLWNYDKTLDLVFYRGDWGKNVAYRPRVYFNRPDTTPHFSDARFSEIGELEFNASGGLIADLNYDGFQDIFINNMMPDSASFVLWGPYYNSATPLPVDRDHHGLWREVGNIYTRGFYARYLSSIYYIGEDSVIAGGSCSWVANEPLGSSVGIEVRAGNTPVPDETWTEFTPILINGGSLPQTVNGFKYLQYRAFFSYSRPCYLPYLERVSFNITLRPPIDAAVRAILAPVGIVDSGSVIVPRVVIENLHSGTPVATVTLKVGDDYLSTQIDT